From the genome of Papaver somniferum cultivar HN1 chromosome 2, ASM357369v1, whole genome shotgun sequence, one region includes:
- the LOC113347480 gene encoding aspartic proteinase-like protein 1: protein METRLLVCLVMTALVLTDLSVVVVAATFTSKLIHRFSDEMKEFRVSKNGGDKMLSSWPKRKSLDYYQLLVGNDYQRQNMKLGAEYQFLFPSQGSKTISFGDDFGWLHYTWIDIGTPNVSFLVALDAGSDLLWVPCDCIECAPLSASHYNSLDRDLSEYSPSESSTSKHVSCSNELCQLGSNCKTPKQPCPYIANYYSDNTSSSGLLVEDTLHLASSSGHASKSLVQAPVIIGCGRKQSGVYLDGVAPDGVMGLGLGDISILSSLAKAGLAPNSFSMCFDDDDSGRIFFGDKGAASQKSTSFLPLDGKIDAYMVGVEGCCIGSSCLEQTKFEAQVDSGTSFTFLPKKVYGEVVSEFDKKISTERSSYEGSPWEYCYETSSEGLHKIPTLSLMFPHNNSFEVHNPVFLIYENEEVTGFCLAIQPSAINYGIIGQNFMTGYRVVFDREKLNLHWSRSNCQDLSNTEGTSDQDKPENPLPTNEQQSTGGGKHAVAPAVAGRTTTPSTASRRFMNKLQLPAQLSLLLLVTSLLRSVI, encoded by the exons atggagacTCGGTTACTGGTTTGTCTAGTAATGACTGCTCTTGTTCTTACTGATTTGAGTGTAGTAGTTGTCGCTGCTACTTTTACATCGAAGCTTATTCATAGATTCTCTGATGAAAtgaaagaatttagggtttctaaaaatggGGGAGATAAAATGTTAAGTTCATGGCCGAAACGTAAGAGTTTAGATTATTATCAGTTATTAGTGGGTAATGATTATCAGAGACAGAATATGAAACTTGGAGCTGAATATCAGTTCTTGTTTCCTTCTCAAGGGAGTAAAACTATTTCCTTTGGAGATGACTTTGGCTG GTTACATTATACATGGATTGATATTGGAACACCAAATGTTTCATTTCTTGTTGCTTTGGATGCTGGTAGTGATTTGCTATGGGTTCCATGTGATTGCATAGAATGCGCTCCACTTTCTGCTAGTCACTACAATAGTCTG GATAGAGATTTGAGTGAGTATAGCCCATCTGAGTCAAGCACCAGCAAGCACGTATCTTGCAGCAATGAGTTGTGTCAGCTGGGTTCCAATTGCAAAACCCCAAAGCAACCCTGTCCTTATATTGCTAACTATTATTCAGATAATACGTCGAGTTCTGGGTTGCTAGTCGAAGATACACTACACTTGGCCTCAAGCAGTGGTCATGCATCAAAGAGTTTGGTGCAAGCTCCAGTCATCATAGG GTGTGGTAGAAAACAGAGTGGTGTATATTTGGACGGAGTTGCTCCTGATGGTGTAATGGGATTGGGACTAGGGGACATTTCAATTCTAAGTTCTCTAGCAAAAGCTGGATTGGCACCAAACTCTTTCTCAATGtgctttgatgatgatgattctggtCGAATTTTCTTTGGGGACAAAGGAGCTGCATCTCAAAAATCCACATCTTTCTTGCCATTGGATGGGAAAAT TGATGCCTACATGGTTGGAGTGGAGGGTTGTTGCATAGGGAGTTCTTGTTTGGAGCAAACCAAGTTCGAAGCACAGGTTGATAGTGGCACGTCATTCACGTTCCTTCCAAAGAAAGTATATGGGGAAGTCGTCTCGGAG TTTGACAAGAAAATCAGTACTGAAAGGTCTAGTTATGAAGGATCCCCTTGGGAGTACTGCTACGAGACCAG TTCAGAGGGGTTGCACAAGATTCCTACCTTGTCTTTGATGTTTCCTCATAACAACAGCTTTGAGGTCCATAATCCTGTTTTTCTTATCTACGAAAATGAG GAGGTTACTGGCTTTTGTTTGGCCATACAACCATCAGCAATAAATTACGGCATCATTGGCC agaaCTTTATGACGGGTTACCGTGTAGTGTTTGACAGGGAAAAGTTGAACCTGCATTGGTCACGTTCCAATT GTCAAGATCTCAGCAATACAGAAGGTACCTCCGATCAAGATAAACCAGAGAACCCATTACCAACAAATGAGCAGCAGAGTACAGGTGGCGGTAAACATGCAGTCGCTCCTGCGGTAGCTGGCAGAACTACTACTCCCTCGACTGCCTCAAGACGGTTTATGAACAAATTGCAGTTACCTGCCCAATTGAGCTTATTACTTCTCGTCACCTCCCTCTTACGTTCAGTAATCTAA